Proteins encoded by one window of Rhipicephalus microplus isolate Deutch F79 unplaced genomic scaffold, USDA_Rmic scaffold_75, whole genome shotgun sequence:
- the LOC142790182 gene encoding amine sulfotransferase-like, with amino-acid sequence MDEELYKDFDGLPLLDLYNQQSLRSAKNYKPRRGDIILVSYPKSGSNWTQFIIWNIMTRGQQPKDMIELGLRSPFLEVTGATVVEDSCRTGPIATHFPYKVFPPVDQAKYVYVARNPYDCAVSMYHFLKGLTPKTYMDVSFDKFLRLFLSGKAFYGDYFDHVLPWYEHRHQPNILFITYEQLKADTKRMVLKIAHFLGPEHAATCRDDTVVQKILRNCSMESMRAILKENVSARSKKIAENVSEKYLQRLDTTEKASEGNAEMHEGGQFVRKGLVGEWKEYFTHEQIARTKKWITERTQGSDVMSLWDDLRLP; translated from the exons ATGGACGAAGAACTGTACAAGGACTTTGATGGACTGCCATTGTTAGACTTATACAACCAGCAATCGCTCCGCTCGGCAAAAAATTATAAACCTCGACGCGGAGACATTATTTTGGTTTCATATCCCAAGAGCGGCAGCAACTGGACACAGTTCATTATTTGGAACATTATGACAAGAGGCCAGCAACCTAAAGATATGATAGAACTGGGGCTGAGGTCTCCGTTTCTTGAAGTAACTGGGGCCACAGTGGTGGAAGACTCATGCAGGACAGGCCCCATAGCAACTCACTTTCCGTACAAAGTCTTTCCGCCGGTCGACCAGGCTAAGTACGTCTACGTGGCCCGGAATCCCTATGATTGTGCCGTCTCCATGTACCACTTCCTGAAAGGCCTGACTCCAAAGACATACATGGATGTTTCTTTCGACAAGTTTCTGCGCCTTTTTCTGTCAGGAAAG GCTTTTTATGGGGACTACTTCGACCATGTACTGCCCTGGTACGAACACCGCCACCAGCCCAACATACTGTTCATCACTTATGAACAGCTCAAGGCTGACACCAAAAGAATGGTTCTGAAGATCGCACATTTTCTTGGTCCGGAACATGCTGCCACTTGTAGGGATGATACTGTTGTTCAGAAAATACTGAGAAACTGCAGTATGGAGAGCATGAGGGCTATTTTAAAAGAGAACGTGAGCGCGCGATCGAAAAAGATTGCTGAGAATGTGTCAGAGAAGTACCTTCAGAGGCTTGACACGACTGAGAAGGCATCCGAGGGGAATGCAGAGATGCACGAAGGTGGTCAATTTGTTCGGAAAGGATTAGTGGGTGAGTGGAAAGAATACTTCACACATGAACAGATAGCTCGCACGAAGAAGTGGATCACTGAAAGGACTCAAGGAAGTGATGTTATGTCACTTTGGGATGACCTGCGTCTGCCATAA